The window GAGAGCTGAAAAATTGCGGTGCGAGTTGAACCGATGTCTCTGCGGGAATGCCCCAACTGAAATGCACCATCCACTTACGCAACCATAGGGGGGGATGGGTGCGATTGTTGAATACATAAGGATTGCCCCAGAAGGGATACTGATGAATCCCATTAATCCCCACCACTTTGCCCTGTTGATTGAGTAAGGGTCCCCCGCTCATTCCCTTATGAATGGGATTGGTGTATCCCATTTGGTAGCCGCCGATCAGTGCTGGTTCGATGGATAGGGCAACTTGCCCGGAGTTGAGGGCAAATTCTTTGGACTCTGAGGGGAACCCCGCCGCGAACACTGCTTCGCCAATTTTTAAATGGGAAGAGTTGCCGAGAGTGGCTGTTTGATAGCGCTTAATCCCACTGCGGAATTGTAAGAGAGCGAGATCGTTGCCTTGGAAATCTACACCGTCGACGGGCGTTGCCGGGTGGCGTTGTCCGTCTGACGTTTCGATTTGATAGGGTTCTCCTGGGGTGAGGACGTGCTGATTGGTGAGAACGGTATAGATGGAACCTTGATGACTGACGAGAATGCCCGAACCTTTATTGGAGTTGACGTTGACCCGAACGACGATCGCGCGCGCGATCGCGCCCAACTGTTCCGGAGATAATTCTGAAGGATCCTCCTCAATCAACACGGGAGAACAGGAATCGAGCGCCAGAACCCGCCGCGCGGACAGCGCAGAAGACAAACTATCCGAACAGGCGATTGCAAGGAGCAAACACAGATCCACGGTAATTGACTCCACCAAGAATTCGTCACAAAAGGGTAAGTGTGCGGTAAAGCTGTATCAACAGAAAGATGTACTTGGGAAACACAATTTTTCGCTGAGGCTGGGCGGGTTTGAGTAATACCAATTTTTAGAGATCCTGCACTTAATAAGAGAGGCTATACGAACGTAATAGCGGAATTTGTTTAATGCAACATCATGGAGAATTGGTATTACAACAAGCGTTAAGGTTTATGAGAGATTCGCAAAACCCGCCTCTACTACTGCGATCTCATCGTGTTTTTCCTAAAGGTTCCTGAGATATTGATCCATATTCAAATAGAACCGAGAACCGCTTTCATAGAGGGGCCCCGTTGCACGGGAGGGCAGATCGAACAATTGCTGTACCACTCGACTGGCATCTTGCCCGCGCTTGAGGGTGAATAACAATCCTTGGCAAGGGCCGCCAGCATACCCAGAAACGCACACGACGGGTTGGTTATTCATGATTCCGGTGGTGATATAACTCAAGGTTCCGTTGTCGCTATAGCGCTGGAAACGTCCGGTCACTTCTCGACAGCGCGTATAGGGGTTGTAGCCAGAACCAGAAAAGTAATCGGAAACCCAATGAATAATCGGGAATTTTCCACCGGGTGTTTGTACGAGGGTGGTTGGCATTCCGCCGTGACTTTCACAGGAAAAAATGGGTCGCGCGATCGGAGTTGCACATTGCTCGAAGTTCTGAGAATGGCACTCATCAATAGGTTCTGCAATCGGGGGACCTTCCGAGGCGCAAGGAGTTTCGCGTTCGCAAGGTTCTGCGATGGGGTGTGCTTCTGAGGCGCAATTGCCCTCATGATTCGTTCCGTTCGACTGTCCGGGGCAAGCTTGGCTGGGTTGAGCGACCAGCGTTATCGTACCCAGCGCGATCGCGGTTCCGACACAGAATTGGGTGAATGACTTCGTATTCATAGCTTTTGTCTGTCTTAGGGTCAAGATGTAATTTGAGAGGTAGAGTAGAAGGAGTAGTGTGTAGCACAAATTCTCAGGGGTGCTGCAATAAATTAAGTTTGGTTATCATTACCTAGATACTTTTTAGTGCAGGCTCAATGAGAATGAGTGTGAGGGCAATCGCTGTAAGCAATTCGGCATTTAAACTACAATTTCCAAATCCTGGCAAAGGGTGTGGGGTGTAGGGCATAGAGTGCAAGAAAACACGCCCAAATGCGCTTTAGCTGACTTGCAATTTAAGTAATGACACGATCTCGTATCGATAACCCTCGTTCCATCTTTCCTAATACCTAGAAAAAATCCGGAAAAGAGAAACAAAAATCTTCTTCTTTCATCCCTCTTTATACGTAGGTTCTAATCTTGCTGAGGAGAACCCAAGCGTTTGAAATATTCCCAACCGCGTTGCGGCCAAACGGGACGACCGATTTTCTTGGCAATCCAACGGGCAACTTTGGGCCCCGACCACTTTCCACCGTCCGGTGCATCTCC of the Lusitaniella coriacea LEGE 07157 genome contains:
- a CDS encoding S1 family peptidase, with protein sequence MESITVDLCLLLAIACSDSLSSALSARRVLALDSCSPVLIEEDPSELSPEQLGAIARAIVVRVNVNSNKGSGILVSHQGSIYTVLTNQHVLTPGEPYQIETSDGQRHPATPVDGVDFQGNDLALLQFRSGIKRYQTATLGNSSHLKIGEAVFAAGFPSESKEFALNSGQVALSIEPALIGGYQMGYTNPIHKGMSGGPLLNQQGKVVGINGIHQYPFWGNPYVFNNRTHPPLWLRKWMVHFSWGIPAETSVQLAPQFFSSQGDISERSFCSETNYQLPIGERVKETG
- a CDS encoding COP23 domain-containing protein, producing the protein MNTKSFTQFCVGTAIALGTITLVAQPSQACPGQSNGTNHEGNCASEAHPIAEPCERETPCASEGPPIAEPIDECHSQNFEQCATPIARPIFSCESHGGMPTTLVQTPGGKFPIIHWVSDYFSGSGYNPYTRCREVTGRFQRYSDNGTLSYITTGIMNNQPVVCVSGYAGGPCQGLLFTLKRGQDASRVVQQLFDLPSRATGPLYESGSRFYLNMDQYLRNL